From Candidatus Eisenbacteria bacterium, one genomic window encodes:
- a CDS encoding DMT family transporter, giving the protein MIRAVGFAIFAAALFGAATPASKMLLSGLTPFQLAGLLYLGAAIGVAPTAGRSGGIRLPARSDRRNRLRLLGAVVAGGICGPVLLLLGLHLAMAASVSLWLNFELAATALIGVVIFRDQLSLSGWGGVLCAFGGALLLSLPSGTSGLLAGGLVLLGCLCWGVDNHLTALIDGITPSQSTFWKGLAAGTANLAIGILMAPFHAGLLQVLAALFVGAWAYGASITLYISSAQVIGATRAQIAFASAPFFGVLLSVLLLGESLGFIHLGSVLLFILGIGLLTFDRHEHRHEHEAMEHEHAHRHDDEHHDHEHPKLPESERHSHRHRHRAGAHSHPHWPDLHHRHRHK; this is encoded by the coding sequence ATGATTCGCGCGGTTGGATTTGCGATTTTCGCAGCGGCCCTCTTTGGGGCGGCAACTCCCGCCAGCAAGATGTTGCTCTCGGGGCTGACCCCCTTTCAGTTGGCGGGATTGCTCTACCTCGGCGCGGCGATCGGCGTCGCACCGACGGCCGGGAGAAGCGGGGGTATCCGATTGCCGGCCCGAAGCGACCGGCGCAATCGGCTTCGCCTGCTCGGCGCCGTTGTGGCCGGTGGCATCTGCGGACCGGTCCTGCTCCTGCTTGGACTGCACCTGGCGATGGCCGCCTCCGTCTCTCTCTGGTTGAACTTCGAGCTCGCCGCTACCGCACTCATCGGCGTGGTCATCTTCCGCGACCAACTCAGCCTGTCAGGCTGGGGCGGCGTCCTTTGCGCCTTCGGCGGGGCGCTGCTGCTGTCCCTTCCGAGCGGGACAAGCGGACTCCTGGCTGGCGGGCTCGTACTGCTCGGCTGCCTATGCTGGGGCGTGGACAATCATCTGACGGCGCTCATCGACGGGATCACACCGAGTCAAAGCACATTTTGGAAGGGGCTCGCGGCCGGCACCGCCAACCTGGCGATCGGTATACTCATGGCGCCCTTTCATGCCGGATTACTCCAGGTGCTCGCCGCGCTTTTTGTCGGGGCATGGGCCTACGGCGCAAGTATCACCTTATACATTTCTTCGGCCCAGGTCATCGGCGCCACGCGCGCCCAGATCGCCTTTGCCTCCGCACCGTTCTTCGGCGTGCTCCTCTCCGTGCTGCTGCTGGGCGAATCGCTGGGGTTCATTCATCTTGGATCGGTGCTGCTCTTTATTCTCGGCATCGGGCTGCTCACATTCGACCGCCATGAACACCGCCACGAACATGAAGCGATGGAGCACGAGCATGCGCATCGGCACGATGACGAACATCACGATCACGAGCATCCGAAACTGCCGGAATCGGAGCGGCATTCACACCGGCACCGGCACAGGGCCGGGGCGCATTCCCATCCGCATTGGCCTGATCTTCATCATC